The genomic DNA GTTGGACCACCGTGCTTGAAAGTTGAGATGCTGAAACGATTAGCATAAATCCTGACAAGAGAAACAACCCGACTACCGGTTAAAATACCGAGCATGCAGTCTACAGAATGAATGGACCCGACCTCACTCGCCAACTGAACACGAGGGAAAGTCTCGCTTTCTGACCTTACGCTTCAAGAAATTATCGGTTCAATTGCCAGCTATGATTGTCTGCCTACTCCTCTGTTAGGCACTCAAATCTAGTTCTGCCAATAGCAGCGAGGATCCTCTCCCTGAGGCAATTCGAGTGGCAGCGTCTCGGTGCCTGATGGTGCTCATACAGATCCAAATCCCGAGCCTATGCTGCCAGATCAGATCGGGGAAGATGTCAGTACAACTGAGCCATCTTTGGATAAAAGTGCTAGTGATGCTGCTCGGTCAACGTTGGTGAGGAGGCTCAGCATTGTGGCCCTCTGATCTCCTCATAGTCGAATTTCTGGCTGACTACGTCTCATGTCAAAACTATTTTCAAGCATTGAAGTTATCTACCGTATATTACATGTTTGGCTGGTGTTTTATTTAGTATTGCGAGTTTAGCAGAACCAGTCCATTGTGTCTTGGTGTTAAGTCCATAAGCAGCATCACTCAATCTTTGCACGAGTTCTTTTGTATTGCTCTTTCTTGGGTAACCTTTGTCATTACCGCATCTTCTGttatcctctttttttttttctttttgcggTGAGGGTGTTATGTCACTCTACCGTAATTCTCACTTTTATGTTatctttgaaaataaaataacgaAGTTGTGTTTCGTATGTTTTCTAATTATCTATTTTCATAGTGGGATGACTTCATACCCCCTAATGGACGAAGATATAAAgcttggaggaagaagataCTTCGAGGACTGGTGTGGACAGGTAAATGTATCTTAATGTTGAAGATACAGGAGAAAATTATCTGCATTTGCTGTGTGATCATCTTCACTACCATAcgtatattttcctttttcgtaATATAGATTTGGCCAGGAAATTGGAAGCTTATACGCAGCAGTTACAGTCATATTTTCGAACAAAGAAAATATGATGCCTAGGGAAAGGGTCATTACTTGTACTTCTCCATTCGTTGGATTGTACTATATTCTGATGGTTAGCGTATGTGCAGGTTGATCGAAAGACAAGTGGAGGAATACAATTCGGTAAATGCCTGAGAAGCTGGAATCTCCAGTTTATCTTCGGTTGTTGGACCACCTCAAAGGTGTGACGGAGGGAGGCACCATCAAACTCTGGAGAAAGAATCCAGAGAAAACACAGTCATCAAGGGATCTCTTGACCACTCAATGTGTAAGGCACTGACAAATAAATTCACGGCGTGGCCGGTCAGACCCATGGCTGATAAGATAGGCACTTTCTGCAACTGAGAAATATAGAAAACCAGAGAACGAGAGGACTACCCAAGCCTTGGCCATTGGGCACTGGTACCTTGTGCTGtagtcttttttttccccctctttTGATAAGTGTTATGTAGTCATTCCTAGCAACAAACTGTAGGTAAACCAGAAATTGCTTTACTTAGAGCTTAGGCGATGCCTAGCAACAAACTGTAAGTATACTGCTCGTACAAACTTCTTGGCTTAATTGACTACGAAAGATCACAACTGCAGCTACACGATAACTGATCAGCAGAAATACAAAGAACAAAAGACTTATTTGCCGACGAAACACATGAGAGACGCTCTCACTTGCTTGCAGTGCACTTGCTAGTCTTCATAGATGAACCGTCTCCTCACTTCAGACTTCTTTTATCTCTGAATATCAGATATGAGATTTTAGTAGTGAGTACATTTCCGGCGACTGGAAATATCTTAAGCTCTTAATGCATCCATGTAAAGAAGAGAAAACGCCTATGGTTGCAATCACATTTATGTCCAAAGGCCCCTGGGATCAGTCGAGACTTTGAGATACTGGACAAACCAAgcttttaaaatgaataaattccAATTTCAATGCACATTACCCAGATCTACATCACGAAGATTTAACTATGGATGCTTTCAATACATGGTCAGGCATCCGCAATAACTCGTAGAGTAAATATCAGTGCAAGTCTTAAACTACACACGGAATGCAAAAATAGCTTGGTTTTAGACCACTGGGCCTTCACTGTGATTTTTCCCGAACTAAGAAGATTTCAAACTTCAAACTTTATAGTTGAGCTAAACTAAGAAGCCATGAGTATGACATTTTAAAGGTTTATTGCAGCAGAGAAAGCCCCCAATGAGAAAAGTTTATAACCAAAAAACTGGAAaaggatttaaaaaaaaaaagcagcaGTACTCGAAGGTACCTTTGCAATAGCTATCGTTGCAAGTGCTTCTCATTGTTGGATCTTGTCAGTTGTCATCTGCAACATGCCCCGAAGGGTCGGTATAAGATCAAAACTGCTAAGGATTTGGCAATGGCGCTGGGGGGAGTGATGAAGAGGCAAAGACTCACCTGATTGGATTCATTTTGCGTTTTCGGGTAACTTTTGGCAGCTTAATCTCTACCATCACCAGCAATTGGGAGATAATTTTGTCTGACCAAAGAAAGAAGGACCGCCTCCAAGAATGCTTGAAGTATAATGAGCAACAAACTCCCAAGAATCCTGTGGCAAAGCCCGGTGCAATGCCTGCATATAACCAAAGAGCATAGGACTCGTCTTTACCTTCTGAAACATCACCATGCTGCTTGTGAATATCGTTAGATTGGCCATGATTTCCCGAGCAATTCTTTGAAAGTGGAGGTCCGCAGAGTGCATCATTACCAAGATATGATTCATTTGTAAATGTACTCAGCTGGGCACTAGAGGGAATGGGACCGGACAATTGATTAAACGAAAGGTTCAAGTAACTCAGGAAGTTTAATTCAGATAAGCTCCGTGGTATGGGGCCTGAGAGTTGGTTGATGGACAAATCAAGGGACTCCAGCTTCTTTAGATTGGCAATCTCTGGAGGGATTCTTCCCCAGAGATCATTCTGTGACAGGTTCAGATTTTCAAGGTTGCAGAGCCGTGTCAACTCGGGCGGAATATCTCCATTTAATATGTTGTTTGAAAGGTCAATGGAGAAAAGATACTGGATTGCGCTGGTGTATACTTGGGTTATGCTCTTCATTTGAACCTCAACTCCTAACGAAGAAGACATGCTTGTCTCGGGAAGGTACTTTGGATCGGACATGGTGGTTAAGTTGTCAAAGCAAAGGGGGATGCTTCCAGAAAGGTTGTTGTGCGCAAGGTTTAAAACTCGAAGGTATCCGAGTTTGCATATGCTCATGGGAATCTCCCCATAGAAGGAATTAAACTGAAGATTCAACACCCTGAGCTGAACCATGCGACCAATCCAGGAGGGGATTCGACCAGCCAATTTATTTCGACTCAGATCAAGCACATTAAGATAAGTCATAGTGCTTAAGCATTTGGGGATACTCCCACTGAAGGCATTGCCGTGTAGCCCCAGAAAGGACATATCTTTCATAGAGCATAAGAATGTTGGAACCAGGCCACTGAACTGGTTGTTCCCCAAGTTTATTGCTTGCAGTTGACGTAACCTTTTCCAACACTTCATATTGCACAAAGAAATTTCTCCACTCAACTCATTGCTAGACAGATCCAGGAGCTCGATGTTAAAAGAGATGTTGTAAAACCAATCAGGGATGATACCTGATATGCTTGCATTGGACAAATCCAGGTAACCGATGTTCCTCTGTGCTCGAAGCCATGTGGGAAATTGAGGCCCAACTTTGCAGTTTGACATGCGAATGGTATAGAGTTGAAATGGAGCAACCACTTTTGGGTTAATCTTGACCGCCAACTCATTTGACGAAATGTCCAAATGAGTCAAGCTCGTGAGATTAGCCAAGTGAAGTTCGGTCACCACTCTTTCCAAGAGATTGTTGGACAAGTCTAATTCAACTAGATTTGACAGCAGCCCGATGCTTTTTGGGATTCTACCCGTCAATTTATTGTGCCCAAGATCCAAGCATTTCAAAGAGGATAGCTGAGGCAGAGACTCTGGAATTGGACCCTCGATTGAGTTTCCCCAAAGGTCAATATACTCTAGGTTTGACAGCTGCCCGATGTTTTCTGGGATTCTACCCGTCAATTTGTTGACCTTGAGATCCAATTGCTTCAAAGAGGATAGTTGAAACAGAGACTCTGGAATTGGACCCACGATTGAGTTTTTCGAAAGGTCAATAAACTCGAGATTCGACAGCTGCCCGATGCTTTCTGGGATTCCCGTCAATTTGTTGTCCGAAAGGCCAATATACTCTAGATTCTTGAAGTACCCAATTTCATCCCCCAAACGACCGCTGATTTTATTCTCCTCGAGATCTAAATATCTCAACGTATTCTGGAGGCAGCTGAAAGGATTGCCTAATGCAGCAGAAATATCTCTAGTCAAGTCGTTACGTCCCAATTTCAACGCAACCAGGTGGCAGAGATTGCTGAGATTCTTCGGCAGCTCACCTCTCATGGAATTATGTCGGAGACCAAGGAAGGCGAGCTGTTTGTTATTATTGATGATCTCAGTGGGAAAGGAGACGGCTCCTCCAGCAAAACTAGAAGAGAGATCGAGGTGTGTGATGGAGCTTAAATTGAGCAACCAATTAGGAATGACGGAGCCTAAATTATTACCACTCAGATCAAGAAATTCCAGCGAAGTACTGAAATTCACTTGCAAGGCTGCTGGATCAACCTTTGGAAGGTGACAGTCTGCTAATCCCAAGAATTGAAGAGAAGAAAGCATGGTCATTGACTGCAACCAGCCTTGGGCATTCCTGACGGAGATGCCAGACAAGTCGAGGTGCTTCAAGGAAGGAAGATCCGATGCCCATTCAAGGTTATTGACTTGAAGATAAAAGTCATTGAGATCAAGATACTGCAGATTGGAGAGGTTCCCGAGGCGAAGGGGAATGTCCTCAGCGAAGCATGCACGGGAGAGGTTAAGATACACCAAATTAGAGAGTGAGCCTAGGAACTCTGGAATTTTTGTGTATGAAAAGTTGTTCCAGCTCAGGTCGAGGTAATTCAAATGCTGTAGCTCGATTAGAGAAGGATTTATGTGACCTGTCAAAGTGCAGTTCCCGTGCTCCAAATATGGGTCGAGCGGTTCATCACTATAGTAGGTGGACACAACACATGGACTTCGAAGGTTGAGCTTCAGGATGCGGCCCGTCCGTTTGCTGCATCTGACTCCCTTCCAGAGTTAAGTCACATGATGACTTAAAATATCTGTAAGACTTTTTCGTAGGCAAAAGTGCCATTGTTTGATATAGTACGTACCATCCCGACTTCAAGTTCACGGCATGAATTCAATCATCACTAGCAGCCAAGAAGGACAGACTTCTTCTCAGGGGTCTAATAATGTCTCCTTTAAATTTGTGTGGCAGAGAATGTATCTGAGTTAGTCTTCTTTCGTTGATGATTCTCCCCAAACTCCGTGTCTTGTGGGTGGTGGAAGAGATTGTGAACCCCATAGATCAACCTTATCGTTGGGGGTGTTTAATTTGTCCTAAACTTGAAGAAGAACTGCATAACGTTCAAATTGACAGAAAGAAAACTTTGGAGGACTGACTAACTGTAAACTTGTTCACGTCCTAAAATCAATTGTGTGGCAGCATCACAAGTCAATCACTAGCATCCAAGAAGGAAAGACTTCATAAGGTCTAGTCTTCTTTATAGATGACATGCTCAATCAAACGACCTAATGATCCATCGGATGATCCACCCTCCATCACAGTCGTCTGGCTCATTTTGCTCATCTCCTTGACCTTTCTTCTCACATCACCATCACCTTCCATCAGAGCCCGAACCCCTCTCTCTACCTCCTCGGCTCGCACCAGATCGCTGCCCTCCCTGTAATCCAACCTGATCTCTACTGCTAATCCTAGTTCCCTCACCATCTCAAACGCATTCATTTGCTGCTCCGCATAGACTGGCCACGTGGCGATTGGGACCCCGTGCCACAGGCTCTCGAGAATCGAGTTCCAGCCGCAATGGGAGACGAACCCTCCTATTGCCGGATGTGCCAATACTGTCACCTGCGGGACCCATCCACACACTAGACCAATCTCAGCTGTCCGCTCCAGGAAGTCCTTAGATAATACATCATTGAAGTTCGAGTAATCAGTTGGAAGGTGGATTTTGCCTTTTGGTGGTTCTCGCAAGGACCATAAGAACCGCTGCCCCGACTGTTCCAGTCCGGCTGCAATCTCTCTCACCTGCGGCACACTGAGGCTCCCCATGCTCCCGAAGCACAGGAACACAACCCTCGACCGCGGCTGCTGGTCAAGCCACTGCATTATCGCCACTTGTTGGGCCCGGTTCGGGTGCCACTGGATTGGTCCATTGAGGTCGAGAACTGGCCCGATTGCATATACCGGCGGAGATAGGCTCCTCAACAATGAGCTGAGCGCAAAGGGTTCAAGTTCTTGGAACGTATTTATGACAATACCCTCCAGTTCTCTGTATCTGCACCAAATATCATAATTAAAACATTAGCAATCCAACAAAATTTCGGATATCCTCGGATTCAGTCCCTCCCCCGACCACATAAGAGTCCTATAATTTCATAAGCTGCCCCTAAAAGGAGAGGATAAAAGAGATTCTATAGGACAGGACATATACCTGCGAGCATGGTGGATGAGCCACGTGTGCCCATCTCTACCCTTAAGAACAGCCGACGGCAAAACTCCCTTAGGCACTTTGTTGACGAAACCCGGGATGGACAACTCAGTGTCATAGGCCGACTCCCCCGAATCGGACCCCGTCTGGCCCTCCGACTCCGACAGGTGGACCATGAACCCGAGAAAACTCGCTGGAGAAGCGAAGAAGAGGTAGCAGGGGATGCTGAGCTCATCAGCTACATCGGCCAGGGGAGTACAGAACATGTCCACGAACAAGGCGGCGACTCGGGGTGACTCGGCCCCGAGATTCGCCAGGGCCTGCTTCACGAGGGGCTTGAGCTTCTGTATGTAGACGGAGATGTAGCCGATGGATGACAGGAACTGGTCCGGCGTCGGCGGGTCCACAGCGGGGAGGTGGACGAAGCGGACGCCGGGGATAGCTGTGGCGGCGCATGATTGCACATAGGCGGAGACTATGGGACGCTGGGGCAGGGTGACGATGAGTATGGCGGCAGACAGTCGGGGGTCTCGGCTGGTGAGGCGGACGGCGAACTCGACGATAGGGACGAGGTTTCCGACTGCGGGGTTTGAGATGAATGCCAACTGGGCTTTCGCCATTGGTCTGAAGGCCGATAATATTCGCCCCAGGGTTAGTAATCCTATCGTTCGGCTTTTTTCCACCAAACTATCTTCATGTCCCAAAAGTTCAATGGGCGAGTgcgaaaatttaatttgaaccTGACCGACTCATTaagcattaatattttttaagcataattttttttttcatttataaaaattaaatctaagATCTAAGAGTAAGTGCGAAATCATTTGAATCAAGCTATATTGATATCGATCACTTTTTTTACCGTCATCAATCatttgaaaggaaaagaaaaaaaaaactcaggCGGTATGTGTAACAGAAAACTTATATAACACATAGATTTGAAATCTATATCGCGGTCCGTCCATTCTTCTTTATGTTGTTGTGGCAGAGAATGTCTTCACATCAatcccttttcttcttttttatgattctCCCTAAACTCCGTGCCTTGTGGGGTGGAGGGAATTGTGAACCCCTAATTATGTTACGTAAAACTTTAGCTAGCCTTTTATATCTTTGCTTATGTGGTTTTCTCATCTTTTGTGTATGCGCTTGGAGTTTGAAATTACATGAGCTCTTGATATCAATTTCATGATGAGCGGAGATAACTATGATCATACATGTTTAGTATATGGACATTATATCGTTATCATAATCCAATGATTTGGTTGACATCTGAACGCTTGCAGGCGATT from Punica granatum isolate Tunisia-2019 chromosome 2, ASM765513v2, whole genome shotgun sequence includes the following:
- the LOC116195948 gene encoding receptor-like protein EIX1, translated to MTMLSSLQFLGLADCHLPKVDPAALQVNFSTSLEFLDLSGNNLGSVIPNWLLNLSSITHLDLSSSFAGGAVSFPTEIINNNKQLAFLGLRHNSMRGELPKNLSNLCHLVALKLGRNDLTRDISAALGNPFSCLQNTLRYLDLEENKISGRLGDEIGYFKNLEYIGLSDNKLTGIPESIGQLSNLEFIDLSKNSIVGPIPESLFQLSSLKQLDLKVNKLTGRIPENIGQLSNLEYIDLWGNSIEGPIPESLPQLSSLKCLDLGHNKLTGRIPKSIGLLSNLVELDLSNNLLERVVTELHLANLTSLTHLDISSNELAVKINPKVVAPFQLYTIRMSNCKVGPQFPTWLRAQRNIGYLDLSNASISGIIPDWFYNISFNIELLDLSSNELSGEISLCNMKCWKRLRQLQAINLGNNQFSGLVPTFLCSMKDMSFLGLHGNAFSGSIPKCLSTMTYLNVLDLSRNKLAGRIPSWIGRMVQLRVLNLQFNSFYGEIPMSICKLGYLRVLNLAHNNLSGSIPLCFDNLTTMSDPKYLPETSMSSSLGVEVQMKSITQVYTSAIQYLFSIDLSNNILNGDIPPELTRLCNLENLNLSQNDLWGRIPPEIANLKKLESLDLSINQLSGPIPRSLSELNFLSYLNLSFNQLSGPIPSSAQLSTFTNESYLGNDALCGPPLSKNCSGNHGQSNDIHKQHGDVSEGKDESYALWLYAGIAPGFATGFLGVCCSLYFKHSWRRSFFLWSDKIISQLLVMVEIKLPKVTRKRKMNPIR
- the LOC116195949 gene encoding UDP-glycosyltransferase 43-like — encoded protein: MAKAQLAFISNPAVGNLVPIVEFAVRLTSRDPRLSAAILIVTLPQRPIVSAYVQSCAATAIPGVRFVHLPAVDPPTPDQFLSSIGYISVYIQKLKPLVKQALANLGAESPRVAALFVDMFCTPLADVADELSIPCYLFFASPASFLGFMVHLSESEGQTGSDSGESAYDTELSIPGFVNKVPKGVLPSAVLKGRDGHTWLIHHARRYRELEGIVINTFQELEPFALSSLLRSLSPPVYAIGPVLDLNGPIQWHPNRAQQVAIMQWLDQQPRSRVVFLCFGSMGSLSVPQVREIAAGLEQSGQRFLWSLREPPKGKIHLPTDYSNFNDVLSKDFLERTAEIGLVCGWVPQVTVLAHPAIGGFVSHCGWNSILESLWHGVPIATWPVYAEQQMNAFEMVRELGLAVEIRLDYREGSDLVRAEEVERGVRALMEGDGDVRRKVKEMSKMSQTTVMEGGSSDGSLGRLIEHVIYKED